A part of Deltaproteobacteria bacterium genomic DNA contains:
- a CDS encoding pilus assembly protein PilP, with the protein MKRTLFIALAMFLPLLAASCSKTEEAVVDKAAKPAAKKEQAKAAETPVQTAGTESGGTADLRNPFQSHLIASRGIEGPARIKGPLECCELNSFKLMAVVVGSADSEGYALIQAPDSKRYVIRSGDTLGTREGKVMKFTSNAVVIREVSRDEAGKVRSSEDIELRLPEKTGA; encoded by the coding sequence ATGAAAAGGACACTTTTCATAGCACTGGCGATGTTTCTTCCGCTACTTGCGGCCTCGTGCAGCAAGACCGAAGAGGCGGTCGTGGATAAGGCGGCGAAGCCGGCCGCCAAGAAGGAGCAGGCAAAGGCAGCGGAAACGCCCGTGCAGACGGCGGGCACGGAATCCGGCGGAACTGCCGACCTGAGAAACCCCTTCCAGAGCCATCTAATCGCCTCAAGGGGCATCGAGGGCCCGGCCAGGATCAAGGGCCCGCTCGAGTGCTGCGAGCTCAACTCGTTCAAGCTCATGGCGGTGGTCGTCGGCTCCGCAGACTCCGAGGGCTATGCTCTTATCCAGGCCCCTGACTCAAAGCGGTATGTGATCAGAAGTGGAGACACGCTCGGCACGAGGGAGGGAAAAGTCATGAAGTTCACCTCGAATGCCGTTGTCATCCGTGAGGTATCAAGAGACGAGGCGGGCAAGGTCAGGTCCTCCGAGGATATCGAGCTCAGGCTGCCTGAAAAGACAGGCGCATGA
- a CDS encoding PilN domain-containing protein: protein MIRINLLPVRAAKKKESIRLQLTIAGLATFFVTAVSIAVYIIAAAEARGLQEQITSGNQELNELTKKIGELSKIKEQKRIVEEKLAIINQLESDRTGPVRLLRNISEAIPQRAWVKTLRDKDYQISIEGYASDDEVVAEFMRGLEKARIGKVELEVAKREAEKETGSEVVSFVIRLEREKPERETKADEKGKGKAAGRKPSAREKK from the coding sequence ATGATACGCATAAACCTCCTGCCCGTAAGGGCAGCCAAGAAAAAAGAGTCGATACGCCTCCAGCTCACGATAGCCGGGCTGGCCACTTTTTTCGTGACCGCCGTCTCGATCGCGGTATACATCATCGCCGCTGCGGAAGCGCGCGGCCTCCAGGAGCAGATAACCTCCGGGAACCAGGAGCTCAACGAGCTCACGAAGAAGATAGGCGAGCTTTCGAAGATAAAGGAGCAGAAGAGGATAGTCGAGGAGAAACTCGCCATCATAAACCAGCTCGAGTCCGACAGGACCGGCCCGGTAAGGCTCCTTAGGAACATAAGCGAGGCCATCCCGCAGAGGGCCTGGGTCAAGACGCTCAGGGACAAGGACTACCAGATATCGATCGAGGGATACGCGTCCGACGACGAGGTGGTCGCTGAGTTCATGAGGGGCCTTGAGAAGGCCAGGATAGGCAAGGTCGAGCTCGAGGTGGCCAAGAGGGAGGCGGAAAAGGAGACCGGCTCCGAGGTGGTGAGCTTCGTAATCCGCCTTGAAAGGGAAAAACCCGAGAGGGAGACCAAGGCCGACGAGAAAGGCAAAGGCAAGGCGGCCGGCAGGAAACCTTCGGCCAGGGAGAAAAAATAA
- the aroC gene encoding chorismate synthase, whose product MLRYLTAGESHGPELTAIVEGMPSGLKVSSADIDADLKRRQSGYGRGGRMKIESDRVEITSGVRNGLTLGSPVTLKIRNRDWENWKEIMAAESALSDRSVTRPRPGHADLTGGLKYGHRDLRNILERSSARETAMRVASGALAKRLLKEFGISVFSWVVELGGVKAGSAALGNRGGAEALFRLAEASPVRCPDEKAGKAMITRIDRAKEAGDSLGGSFEVVVAGAPPGLGSHVHWDRKLDARLSFALMSIQAIKGVEVGLGFGVAALPGSEVHDEIFYRSGRAKSKWWPRSPRFWRKTNNAGGVEGGMSNGEAIVLRAAMKPIPTLYKPLRSIDIETKRPFKASVERSDVTAVPAAAVIAESAVAFELANAFIEKFGGDSVKEIARNYRGYLDDIAAY is encoded by the coding sequence ATGCTCAGATACCTTACTGCCGGCGAGTCGCACGGCCCGGAGCTTACGGCCATAGTTGAGGGTATGCCATCCGGCCTGAAGGTCTCCTCAGCCGATATCGACGCGGACCTTAAAAGGAGGCAGTCGGGATACGGCAGGGGCGGCAGGATGAAAATAGAATCCGACCGCGTGGAGATAACATCCGGCGTAAGGAACGGGCTTACCCTCGGCTCACCTGTTACGCTCAAGATACGGAACCGCGACTGGGAGAACTGGAAGGAGATAATGGCCGCCGAGAGCGCTTTATCCGACAGGTCGGTCACGCGGCCGAGGCCCGGGCACGCGGACCTGACCGGCGGCCTCAAGTACGGGCACAGGGACCTCCGGAACATACTCGAGCGTTCGAGCGCGCGGGAAACGGCTATGAGGGTCGCATCAGGCGCGCTCGCCAAAAGGCTCTTAAAGGAGTTCGGCATAAGCGTCTTCAGCTGGGTCGTTGAGCTCGGAGGGGTAAAGGCCGGGAGCGCGGCCCTTGGCAACAGGGGCGGGGCAGAGGCCCTTTTCAGGCTGGCCGAGGCCTCTCCGGTCCGGTGTCCTGATGAAAAGGCCGGAAAGGCAATGATAACCCGCATCGACAGAGCGAAAGAGGCCGGGGACAGCCTCGGCGGCTCGTTCGAGGTCGTTGTGGCCGGGGCCCCGCCCGGGCTCGGAAGCCACGTGCACTGGGACAGGAAATTGGATGCGAGGCTCTCTTTCGCCCTGATGTCCATACAGGCCATAAAAGGCGTTGAGGTCGGACTGGGGTTCGGCGTGGCAGCGCTTCCAGGCTCGGAGGTGCACGACGAGATCTTCTATAGAAGCGGGCGCGCTAAAAGCAAGTGGTGGCCTCGCTCGCCGAGGTTCTGGAGAAAGACCAACAACGCGGGCGGCGTAGAGGGGGGCATGTCGAACGGCGAGGCTATAGTCCTCAGGGCCGCCATGAAGCCCATACCGACTCTCTATAAGCCGTTGAGGTCAATCGACATAGAAACGAAAAGGCCCTTCAAGGCCAGTGTCGAAAGGTCTGATGTGACCGCGGTCCCGGCAGCCGCGGTCATAGCCGAATCGGCCGTGGCATTCGAGCTGGCCAACGCCTTCATCGAGAAGTTCGGCGGCGATTCGGTTAAGGAGATCGCGCGTAACTATCGGGGCTACCTCGACGATATAGCCGCTTATTAA
- a CDS encoding DUF5666 domain-containing protein has protein sequence MKIAVLVAAFLFFLAAACGAEETGPQDYVFLDGIISDFKGPGFILNERHTIIVTHKTGFYDSSGSKIASYRLEPQKWVYVEGYPGANGSVEAEKIYVLPGPARKKGSHKYDFMQSP, from the coding sequence ATGAAGATAGCTGTCCTTGTTGCAGCGTTTTTGTTCTTTCTCGCCGCGGCGTGTGGCGCCGAAGAGACAGGGCCGCAGGACTATGTGTTCCTGGACGGCATAATAAGCGATTTCAAGGGGCCGGGGTTCATATTGAACGAGCGCCACACGATAATCGTGACTCATAAGACCGGTTTTTACGATTCATCGGGCAGTAAGATCGCCTCATACAGGCTTGAACCGCAAAAATGGGTGTATGTGGAAGGCTACCCGGGCGCGAACGGGAGCGTTGAAGCGGAAAAGATATATGTCCTGCCGGGGCCGGCACGGAAGAAAGGCAGCCATAAATATGACTTCATGCAGTCGCCGTGA
- the pilQ gene encoding type IV pilus secretin PilQ, protein MSLRDVRLRQALMGIMLGGALTAAGCASTGPKEIQAEPAAEAAAPAASAVSVEYIDVVGEGDRVLIGTTGPVKFTVFKLSSPSRLIVDMPGIDLEKVAKTLAVGNDYVGEITTAVYGENKDIGRIVIGLREGIDHEVKSSENSILVSLNKGDQEAGEAGSLKLASADAVIEETLPETAAAPAEGQAEPDGPAAVSEAAKAEPETIVEKTAPAKKATKVTGLETASEGENTVIKVLTDGLAGNHNAFVLAKPARIVLDVWGVRNSTGKDARNLNDKYVKTVRIGSYPDKARFVFDAKGEKLPPHSVRVENGAIVLTVGPGALQAAAPAPAVTAALQAKPEAQKPAEIAASAPEIAAAPALAEPLKEPEAAKPEEVAASSPALPAVPAISTAAEPASEKTISIKDEVKGTNIDRIDYARVGDKGRLTIAGASKLEYRTKESKDGKTIALDIKGAVIPDTLVRTLDASKLKTPVASVSSYQDSVSPSSVRVLVKLKDKAAYNVQEAGNSIVVDFTEAAAATDKAVQAEPAAPVVSETSAISQELAEAKRYNGKKVNLDMMDANIADVLRLLAEVSGMNIIASDDVKGTISLRLKNVPWDQAFDIIMKSKGLDSVQEGNVIRVAPAQRIRQENEALLAAKKAGEKLEDMEIEFVAVNFANADELKDQVKSVLTDRGEVTTDKRTNTLVIRDIRKGIDAAKNVITKLDTPIPQVLIEARIVEASSSFARDLGIQWGVDYSAGNKHQFNTLGSSSSFGSWALSPDRRIIGIAEEGGAFPLEKKEWPSRPGVSNYAVNLPATGTAGPLGAFGFMFGKIGANPLILDLRLTAGETQGQLKTISRPRVTTLDNREAKIEQGESIPFETTSAAGTATTFIDANLSLTVTPHITPDGSVLMRINASRNSIGTFRTSGGQPSINKKEATTDVLVKDGETTVIGGIVITDKNNSERGIPFLKDIPVLGWLFKSKSVADTQTELLIFITPKILKEKTIG, encoded by the coding sequence ATGAGTTTGAGAGATGTTCGGTTGAGGCAGGCCCTCATGGGTATCATGCTCGGAGGCGCCCTGACCGCGGCAGGCTGCGCTTCGACCGGCCCAAAGGAGATACAGGCAGAGCCGGCCGCAGAGGCTGCCGCGCCTGCCGCCTCGGCCGTATCGGTCGAATACATCGACGTGGTCGGAGAGGGGGACAGGGTCCTCATCGGGACGACAGGCCCGGTCAAGTTCACCGTCTTCAAGCTGTCTTCCCCGTCGAGGCTGATAGTCGACATGCCGGGGATAGACCTTGAGAAGGTCGCGAAGACCCTTGCCGTCGGAAACGACTACGTCGGCGAGATAACCACGGCAGTCTACGGCGAGAACAAGGATATCGGAAGGATAGTAATAGGCCTCAGGGAAGGCATTGACCACGAGGTCAAGTCAAGCGAGAACAGCATCCTCGTAAGCCTCAATAAGGGAGATCAAGAGGCAGGGGAGGCGGGCTCCCTCAAGCTTGCCTCTGCCGATGCCGTCATCGAAGAGACCCTCCCTGAGACGGCTGCAGCGCCCGCTGAAGGGCAAGCCGAGCCGGATGGGCCAGCCGCCGTAAGCGAGGCCGCAAAGGCGGAACCTGAAACTATAGTCGAAAAGACCGCCCCGGCGAAGAAGGCCACGAAGGTGACCGGCCTTGAGACCGCCTCAGAGGGCGAGAATACCGTTATAAAGGTGTTGACCGACGGCCTGGCCGGCAACCACAACGCATTCGTGCTTGCCAAGCCTGCGAGGATAGTGCTCGATGTATGGGGCGTGCGTAATTCCACGGGCAAGGACGCCAGGAACCTGAATGATAAATATGTGAAGACCGTAAGGATAGGAAGCTACCCTGACAAGGCCCGCTTTGTTTTCGATGCGAAGGGAGAGAAGCTCCCTCCGCATTCCGTAAGGGTTGAAAACGGCGCTATAGTACTGACCGTGGGGCCTGGCGCATTGCAGGCCGCAGCCCCCGCCCCGGCGGTAACGGCGGCGCTCCAGGCAAAGCCTGAGGCCCAGAAGCCCGCGGAAATAGCGGCATCGGCCCCGGAAATTGCAGCTGCCCCGGCGCTCGCTGAGCCTCTTAAGGAACCTGAAGCCGCAAAGCCCGAGGAAGTAGCGGCATCGAGCCCGGCGCTTCCGGCGGTCCCGGCAATTTCGACAGCAGCCGAGCCTGCATCCGAAAAGACCATATCTATAAAGGATGAGGTGAAGGGAACCAATATAGACAGGATAGATTACGCGAGGGTCGGAGATAAGGGGAGGCTTACTATTGCAGGCGCCTCGAAGCTCGAGTACAGGACGAAAGAGAGCAAGGACGGGAAGACAATAGCCCTGGACATCAAGGGAGCGGTCATCCCCGATACCCTGGTAAGGACGCTCGACGCGTCCAAGCTCAAAACGCCGGTCGCATCGGTAAGCTCCTATCAGGATTCTGTAAGCCCCAGCTCGGTAAGGGTGCTCGTAAAGCTCAAGGACAAGGCCGCGTACAATGTCCAGGAAGCCGGCAATTCCATAGTCGTCGACTTCACGGAGGCGGCCGCCGCAACGGATAAGGCGGTCCAGGCCGAGCCCGCCGCTCCGGTCGTTTCCGAAACGAGCGCGATTTCTCAAGAGCTCGCAGAAGCAAAGCGCTACAACGGCAAGAAGGTAAACCTCGACATGATGGACGCCAACATAGCCGATGTCTTGAGGCTGCTTGCCGAGGTCAGCGGCATGAACATCATAGCGTCTGACGACGTAAAAGGTACCATCTCGCTAAGGCTGAAGAACGTCCCCTGGGACCAGGCCTTTGACATCATAATGAAATCCAAGGGCCTGGACAGCGTCCAGGAAGGGAACGTCATAAGGGTCGCGCCCGCGCAGAGGATAAGGCAGGAGAACGAGGCCCTGCTCGCCGCCAAGAAGGCGGGCGAGAAGCTGGAGGACATGGAGATCGAGTTCGTGGCCGTCAACTTCGCAAACGCCGACGAGCTCAAGGACCAGGTCAAGAGCGTCCTTACCGACAGGGGCGAGGTCACGACCGACAAGCGCACCAACACCCTGGTGATAAGGGACATAAGGAAGGGAATAGACGCCGCAAAGAACGTCATAACCAAGCTCGACACCCCCATTCCGCAGGTGCTAATAGAGGCCCGCATCGTCGAGGCGTCTTCGAGCTTCGCCAGGGACCTCGGTATCCAGTGGGGCGTCGACTATTCGGCGGGGAACAAGCACCAGTTCAACACGCTCGGCAGCTCTTCCAGCTTCGGATCATGGGCGTTAAGCCCGGACCGCAGGATAATCGGGATCGCCGAGGAGGGCGGGGCATTCCCTCTCGAGAAGAAGGAATGGCCGTCCAGGCCCGGCGTGAGCAACTATGCCGTGAACCTCCCGGCGACGGGCACCGCGGGACCGCTCGGCGCATTCGGCTTCATGTTCGGTAAAATCGGCGCTAACCCGCTCATCCTCGACCTGAGGCTCACCGCCGGCGAAACGCAGGGGCAGCTTAAGACGATATCGAGACCCAGGGTCACTACCCTGGACAACAGGGAAGCCAAGATCGAGCAGGGCGAGTCCATACCCTTTGAGACGACCTCCGCCGCGGGCACGGCGACGACCTTCATAGACGCTAACTTGAGCCTCACTGTGACCCCGCATATAACCCCGGACGGAAGCGTCCTCATGAGGATAAACGCATCGAGGAACTCCATAGGCACGTTCAGGACCTCCGGCGGGCAGCCTTCCATCAACAAGAAGGAGGCCACCACCGACGTGCTCGTCAAGGACGGAGAGACGACCGTCATCGGCGGAATAGTCATAACCGACAAGAACAACAGCGAGCGCGGCATCCCGTTCCTCAAGGACATACCGGTCCTGGGCTGGCTCTTCAAGAGCAAGTCCGTTGCGGACACCCAGACGGAGCTCCTGATCTTCATAACCCCGAAGATATTGAAGGAGAAGACCATAGGCTAA
- a CDS encoding pilus assembly protein PilM codes for MNFSFSKKKDAVAFDIGSNSIKLVQMKRTKKGWELVKMGIAKLPPEAIVDGSIIDSMTVTNTLRELAKEHGVKVKDTVSSLTGHSVIIKKVSFPAMTEDELADSIQWEAEQYIPFPISDVNIDFQILGTDAEGRGQMDVMLVAVKRDVINDYTNVIKEAGLNPVVIDVDSFALENMMEVNYPLAPGENIAMVNIGASITSISVILGGITIFTRSIPMGGNQFTEEIQRQLNISFKDAEDLKTGSKEPSEQEAPELASALESVSTNLAFEVKRSLDFFLGGAHGSYISKIFLSGGGSKVAGLQNLMQEKTSVPVEPVDPFKGIEANPKHFDPERLKEAAPLFGVAVGLATRRFADR; via the coding sequence ATGAACTTTTCCTTCAGCAAGAAAAAGGACGCCGTGGCATTCGACATCGGCTCCAATTCAATAAAGCTCGTGCAGATGAAACGCACCAAGAAGGGCTGGGAGCTCGTGAAGATGGGCATTGCGAAGCTTCCGCCCGAGGCCATAGTCGACGGCTCCATCATCGATTCGATGACAGTCACCAACACGCTCCGCGAGCTCGCAAAGGAGCACGGGGTCAAGGTGAAGGACACGGTCTCGTCGCTCACCGGCCATTCCGTCATCATAAAGAAGGTCAGCTTCCCGGCCATGACCGAGGACGAGCTGGCCGACTCCATCCAGTGGGAGGCCGAGCAGTACATCCCGTTCCCCATAAGCGACGTCAACATCGACTTCCAGATACTCGGGACCGACGCCGAGGGCAGGGGGCAGATGGATGTCATGCTGGTGGCCGTGAAGCGCGACGTCATAAACGACTACACCAACGTCATAAAGGAGGCCGGCCTGAATCCGGTCGTGATAGACGTCGACTCCTTTGCGCTCGAGAACATGATGGAGGTGAATTACCCGCTCGCTCCCGGCGAGAACATCGCCATGGTGAACATCGGGGCGAGCATCACGAGCATAAGCGTGATACTCGGGGGCATCACGATATTCACCAGGTCCATTCCCATGGGTGGCAACCAGTTCACCGAAGAGATACAGAGGCAGCTTAATATAAGCTTCAAGGACGCCGAGGACCTGAAGACCGGGTCGAAAGAGCCGTCCGAGCAGGAGGCCCCGGAGCTCGCCTCAGCGCTGGAATCGGTCTCCACGAACCTCGCGTTCGAGGTGAAGAGGTCGCTTGACTTCTTCCTCGGCGGGGCGCACGGCTCGTACATCAGCAAGATATTCCTTTCCGGCGGCGGCTCCAAGGTCGCGGGCCTGCAGAACCTTATGCAGGAGAAGACGTCGGTGCCTGTCGAGCCGGTCGACCCGTTCAAGGGCATCGAGGCCAACCCGAAGCATTTCGACCCCGAGAGGCTCAAAGAGGCCGCGCCGCTCTTCGGCGTGGCTGTCGGGCTCGCCACACGGAGGTTCGCCGACAGATGA
- a CDS encoding prepilin-type N-terminal cleavage/methylation domain-containing protein gives MRNDDRGFTLLELIIAMGILGMVTVAIFSVYNTQRKVAYVETDVADVQQNVRLAVHSILKDLRMAGFMVPDGQDPIASAVDGAGPVASDLLTMNTTTASGAACRIDAEMTVDILSGAAFTLAVSSERDLDGFSAGDSVRILSPGERAQPAETAYTVVSKNAAVPSITLSPQFDGGTVDLRRGFIVARTGDSLPDTFPNTVRYCLGPAAGCAPAVPCPAGNCLMRIMNEDPSENSIVATNIGGLQFSYVLDGSTAEIAVPADLSAVRDVKIVIAGETVKTAVLSGSPKTREFAAISRIRNR, from the coding sequence ATGAGAAATGACGATAGGGGCTTTACGCTCCTCGAACTGATCATAGCGATGGGCATTCTCGGGATGGTTACTGTCGCGATCTTCTCGGTCTATAACACCCAGCGCAAGGTGGCCTATGTAGAAACGGACGTTGCTGACGTGCAGCAGAACGTGAGGCTGGCCGTCCACAGCATACTGAAGGACCTGAGGATGGCCGGGTTCATGGTGCCGGACGGGCAGGACCCCATTGCGTCGGCGGTGGACGGGGCCGGCCCCGTGGCGAGCGACCTCCTTACGATGAATACGACCACCGCGAGCGGGGCCGCGTGCAGGATAGACGCGGAAATGACGGTCGACATCCTGTCAGGGGCCGCCTTCACTCTCGCGGTTTCGTCCGAGCGCGACCTCGACGGCTTCTCCGCCGGGGACTCGGTAAGGATATTAAGCCCCGGCGAGCGGGCCCAGCCCGCGGAGACCGCGTATACGGTCGTATCCAAAAACGCCGCTGTTCCGAGCATAACCTTGAGCCCGCAGTTCGACGGTGGCACCGTGGACCTCAGGCGGGGGTTCATTGTCGCCAGGACGGGAGATTCCCTGCCCGACACTTTTCCGAATACGGTGAGATACTGCCTTGGGCCGGCTGCCGGGTGCGCCCCGGCCGTGCCGTGTCCCGCCGGTAACTGTCTCATGAGGATAATGAATGAAGATCCGTCCGAGAACTCGATAGTGGCCACCAACATAGGGGGGCTCCAGTTTAGCTATGTCCTGGACGGCAGCACGGCCGAGATCGCCGTCCCCGCCGACCTCTCGGCAGTCCGCGACGTAAAAATAGTAATAGCGGGTGAGACCGTGAAAACGGCGGTGCTTTCGGGCTCGCCTAAGACCAGAGAGTTCGCGGCAATCTCAAGGATAAGGAACAGGTGA
- a CDS encoding type 4a pilus biogenesis protein PilO, which yields MALPIKINLDSILKLPLSKRILILAGVNLAVAGLLYWFLIGPKYARVAELDMELSGLTVKLNESRQIAADIPKYLKEKEEMEEKLAAAVAQLPNAKEIPDLIDGISGAGVQAGLKILLFKPDKEVEKGFYAEVPVKMTVEGRYDSLYDFSVKIGNLPRIVNLGSLEVVSQGHKNRVPVLKTDLVATTFRFLSGEGAAEPEEEGDRKKGDRKK from the coding sequence ATGGCCCTTCCGATAAAGATAAACCTCGATTCGATACTGAAACTTCCCCTCTCAAAGAGGATACTCATACTCGCGGGCGTGAACCTGGCCGTGGCCGGGCTCCTCTACTGGTTCCTCATCGGCCCCAAATACGCCAGGGTGGCGGAGCTTGACATGGAGCTTTCCGGGCTTACGGTCAAGCTCAACGAGAGCAGGCAGATAGCTGCGGACATACCGAAGTACCTTAAGGAAAAGGAAGAGATGGAGGAGAAGCTCGCGGCAGCCGTCGCGCAGCTCCCGAACGCGAAGGAGATACCCGACCTGATAGACGGCATAAGCGGGGCCGGCGTCCAGGCCGGGCTCAAGATCCTGCTTTTCAAGCCCGACAAGGAGGTCGAGAAGGGCTTCTACGCCGAGGTCCCGGTAAAGATGACGGTGGAGGGCAGGTACGACAGCCTTTACGACTTCAGCGTCAAGATAGGGAACCTCCCCAGGATAGTGAACCTCGGAAGCCTCGAGGTAGTCTCCCAGGGCCATAAGAACCGTGTGCCTGTCCTCAAGACCGACCTGGTGGCCACGACCTTCAGGTTCCTCTCAGGGGAGGGCGCGGCAGAGCCGGAGGAAGAGGGAGACCGGAAAAAAGGAGACCGGAAAAAATAA
- a CDS encoding helix-turn-helix domain-containing protein, protein MTRNNLKKIREGMLLSKSELARKAGVSPLTIDRVEKGYPCRLETKRKLICALGLKVSDKGKIFLD, encoded by the coding sequence ATGACGAGAAATAATCTAAAAAAGATACGTGAGGGCATGCTCCTCAGCAAATCCGAACTTGCCAGGAAGGCGGGGGTCTCTCCGCTTACGATAGACCGGGTAGAGAAGGGGTATCCTTGCAGGCTCGAGACGAAACGGAAGCTCATATGCGCTCTAGGCCTAAAGGTCTCCGACAAGGGCAAGATATTCCTGGACTGA
- a CDS encoding prepilin-type N-terminal cleavage/methylation domain-containing protein, with the protein MRSSGYSLVETIIALAIAGVLAAIAVPQLYQWSQSLKYKEAAWSMLSGLRDCKQLSMSTNLEHRVELALDSKRFRLARGDRPSGSIVWTPVRQWADLPESASYASGDACASTADLNIVFRPNGSAQAATLCIKDPSASVKFRINLNATSGRASIV; encoded by the coding sequence ATGCGGAGTAGCGGATATTCGCTTGTCGAGACGATAATAGCTCTAGCCATAGCCGGCGTCCTCGCCGCCATAGCGGTCCCGCAGCTCTATCAGTGGTCTCAGTCGCTCAAGTATAAGGAGGCGGCCTGGAGCATGCTTTCCGGGCTCAGGGACTGCAAGCAGCTATCCATGTCCACTAACCTCGAGCACAGGGTGGAACTGGCTTTGGACTCCAAGAGGTTCAGGCTGGCCAGGGGCGATCGGCCCTCGGGCAGCATCGTCTGGACGCCCGTGAGGCAGTGGGCGGATCTCCCCGAAAGCGCTAGTTACGCGAGCGGAGACGCTTGCGCAAGCACCGCCGACCTGAACATAGTGTTCAGGCCGAACGGCTCGGCCCAGGCAGCGACCCTCTGCATCAAGGATCCGTCTGCTTCCGTAAAGTTCCGCATAAACCTGAACGCAACAAGCGGACGGGCTTCGATAGTTTGA
- a CDS encoding pilus assembly PilX N-terminal domain-containing protein, translating to MMEAKKITGNERGMALVIALIALFLMSILGGMVFTTSNSEVLGAKNHRVMNESLYAAERGIEYAKSDPAIYSAIGTGSVAIPIGGVSLETVASDASGIVEYLTRGNPPRGSGMDATEFEANYFAVNVEGTGPLNSRTEVEINVARIVPKN from the coding sequence ATGATGGAAGCGAAAAAGATAACCGGCAACGAGCGCGGGATGGCGCTGGTGATAGCCCTGATCGCGCTATTCCTGATGAGCATACTCGGAGGTATGGTCTTTACCACGTCCAATTCAGAGGTGCTCGGCGCTAAAAATCACAGGGTGATGAACGAGTCGCTCTACGCCGCCGAGAGGGGGATAGAATACGCCAAGAGCGACCCGGCCATATACTCAGCCATAGGCACGGGGTCGGTCGCGATACCGATCGGCGGCGTGAGCCTGGAAACCGTGGCGAGCGACGCCTCCGGGATCGTCGAATATCTGACCCGGGGCAATCCGCCGAGGGGCTCGGGGATGGACGCGACCGAGTTCGAGGCGAACTATTTCGCGGTAAACGTTGAAGGGACCGGCCCGTTAAACTCACGCACGGAGGTAGAGATAAATGTCGCAAGGATCGTCCCTAAGAATTAG